One Vicingaceae bacterium genomic region harbors:
- the yjgF gene encoding reactive intermediate/imine deaminase, with protein MENKKSIFSDKAPEPVGLYPHARRLGNLLFLSGVGPRVKGSKDIPGVTIDENGNVISYDIEVQCRSVFENVRTILEASGSSWDKIIDVTVFLTNMKKDFPVYNRLWAEYFKENPPCRTTIEVNALPTPIAIELKVIAYID; from the coding sequence ATGGAAAACAAAAAAAGTATTTTTTCCGATAAAGCGCCCGAACCGGTGGGTTTGTATCCGCACGCCAGACGTCTGGGAAATTTATTGTTTTTGTCAGGTGTTGGTCCTCGGGTGAAAGGAAGTAAAGACATCCCCGGTGTAACAATTGACGAAAACGGCAATGTAATTTCTTACGACATTGAAGTGCAATGCCGCAGTGTTTTCGAAAACGTTCGTACCATTCTTGAAGCATCGGGATCATCATGGGATAAGATCATTGATGTGACTGTTTTTTTGACTAATATGAAAAAAGATTTTCCTGTATATAACCGTCTTTGGGCCGAATATTTTAAAGAAAACCCTCCATGCCGTACCACCATTGAGGTGAATGCATTACCCACTCCCATTGCCATAGAATTGAAAGTCATTGCTTACATTGACTGA
- the gmd gene encoding GDP-mannose 4,6-dehydratase: MKMNKKVALITGVTGQDGAYLAEFLLKKGYIVHGIKRRSSLFNTDRIDHLYKDPHESDVNFFLHYGDMTDSTNLIRIIQEVQPDEIYNLAAQSHVKVSFETPEYTANADALGTLRILEAIRILKLENKTRFYQASTSELYGLVQEVPQNENTPFYPRSPYAAAKLYAYWITKNYREAYGIFASNGILFNHESPIRGETFVTRKITRGVARIKHGLQEKIYLGNLDAQRDWGHAKDYVEGMWMILQHHKPDDFVLATNKTTSVRQFATLAFKFAGIDIEWQGKGIEEKGIDRKTGKTLVEVDPRYFRPTEVDLLIGDYSKAKKELGWEPKHTLEDLIKDMVESDLKIFERDKYLKEGGHKIFNYYE; this comes from the coding sequence ATGAAAATGAACAAAAAAGTAGCACTGATTACGGGAGTCACCGGACAAGACGGGGCTTATCTTGCGGAATTTCTTTTAAAAAAAGGTTATATTGTACATGGCATCAAACGCCGCAGCTCTTTGTTTAATACCGACAGAATCGATCACCTCTATAAAGACCCTCATGAATCGGATGTCAACTTTTTTTTGCATTATGGCGATATGACCGATTCTACCAATCTCATCAGAATTATTCAAGAGGTGCAACCTGATGAAATTTACAACTTGGCAGCCCAATCACATGTAAAGGTTTCTTTTGAAACGCCGGAATATACAGCCAATGCCGATGCCCTTGGTACTCTTAGGATTCTCGAGGCCATTAGAATTTTGAAATTAGAAAACAAAACCCGCTTTTATCAAGCATCTACCTCCGAACTTTATGGATTGGTGCAAGAAGTTCCTCAAAACGAAAATACACCTTTTTATCCTCGCAGTCCATATGCTGCAGCCAAGCTTTATGCTTATTGGATTACAAAAAACTACCGTGAAGCATATGGAATTTTTGCTTCCAACGGCATCTTGTTTAATCACGAAAGTCCTATCAGAGGAGAAACATTTGTAACCAGAAAAATTACAAGGGGGGTAGCCCGTATCAAACATGGATTACAAGAAAAAATTTATCTTGGAAATCTTGATGCACAAAGGGACTGGGGACATGCCAAGGATTATGTAGAAGGCATGTGGATGATATTACAACATCACAAACCCGATGATTTCGTTTTGGCTACCAACAAAACCACTTCGGTAAGACAATTTGCCACCTTGGCATTTAAATTTGCCGGTATAGATATTGAATGGCAGGGCAAAGGCATTGAAGAAAAAGGCATTGACCGTAAAACCGGTAAAACACTGGTTGAGGTCGACCCTCGTTATTTTCGTCCTACTGAGGTTGACCTGTTAATTGGCGATTACTCCAAAGCAAAAAAAGAACTTGGATGGGAGCCTAAACATACACTCGAAGATTTGATTAAAGACATGGTGGAAAGCGACTTGAAAATTTTTGAACGTGATAAATATCTCAAAGAGGGAGGGCATAAAATATTCAATTACTATGAATGA
- a CDS encoding carbon-nitrogen hydrolase has translation MLRLAWLQYNPVWEKPEINLRKIDEFLLHWNGADMLILPEMFTTGFTMNPRPFLSISAKALEWMKKTAREINTVVCGSIIAENNGSPVNRFYACFPNGQAVHYDKRHLFRMAGEDKHYTPGGERITFQIKDWIIAPFICYDLRFPVWSRNIQDNHILYDLAIYVANWPKARIHAWDVLLKARSIENACYCLGVNRIGVDGYDVEYNGHSGLYDFKGDCLQFAGNTQGVFYATLDKQPLIEYRQKFPVFLDADRFNIIF, from the coding sequence ATGTTACGTCTTGCATGGTTGCAATATAATCCCGTATGGGAAAAACCTGAAATAAACCTTCGAAAAATTGACGAGTTTCTTTTGCACTGGAATGGTGCCGATATGTTGATTCTTCCGGAAATGTTTACCACCGGATTTACCATGAATCCCCGGCCATTCTTGTCTATCTCCGCTAAAGCTTTGGAATGGATGAAAAAAACGGCTCGAGAAATTAATACGGTTGTTTGTGGAAGCATCATTGCAGAAAACAATGGCAGCCCGGTCAATAGATTTTATGCCTGCTTTCCTAATGGACAGGCCGTTCATTATGATAAAAGACATCTGTTCCGCATGGCAGGCGAAGATAAGCATTATACTCCCGGGGGCGAGAGAATCACTTTCCAAATAAAAGATTGGATTATCGCCCCATTTATATGTTATGACTTGAGATTTCCTGTATGGTCAAGAAACATTCAAGATAACCACATCTTATATGATTTGGCAATATATGTTGCTAACTGGCCCAAAGCCCGTATTCATGCCTGGGATGTGTTGTTGAAAGCCAGATCAATCGAAAATGCTTGTTATTGCCTTGGAGTAAATCGTATTGGTGTTGATGGCTATGATGTAGAATACAATGGACATTCAGGTTTGTATGATTTTAAAGGAGATTGCCTTCAATTTGCCGGTAATACGCAGGGAGTGTTTTATGCCACACTGGATAAGCAGCCTTTGATTGAATACAGACAAAAATTTCCTGTATTCCTGGATGCCGATAGATTTAATATTATATTTTAA
- a CDS encoding aminotransferase, whose translation MKKKEQTLPFFLKEKLGSVGNSIFSVMTAMANEAQAINMAQGFPDFSCDNELQSLVYQYIQKGYNQYAPMPGVYELRTALAGKIKELYGQTFDPETEITITAGATQAIFTAIQTFVHPDDEVIVFTPAYDSYVPAIDLAGGKPVYYQMVGPDFKIDWAKVKNLINSQTRMMIINTPHNPSGKVFTKEDLTELERILKNTNIILISDEVYEHIVFDGKRHVSVCELPYLKERSLVISSFGKVYHTTGWKIGYCYGPDYLMKEFRKVHQYNVFSVNTPIQYAYAAYLQYKEKYLSLSSFYQRKRDYFLDLIKDSAFTFKPAEGTYFQLLNYQQLSEDNDVAFAEKLTRQFKIASIPVSVFYHKKVQQHYLRFCFAKNDETLMKAAEILNNIKL comes from the coding sequence ATGAAAAAGAAGGAACAAACACTCCCTTTTTTTCTGAAAGAAAAGCTTGGTTCTGTTGGTAACTCTATCTTCAGTGTTATGACTGCCATGGCTAATGAAGCTCAAGCGATTAACATGGCTCAGGGATTTCCCGATTTTTCTTGCGACAATGAATTACAAAGTTTGGTCTATCAATACATTCAAAAGGGATACAACCAATATGCACCTATGCCCGGTGTTTATGAACTAAGAACGGCTTTAGCCGGAAAAATCAAAGAACTTTACGGCCAAACATTCGATCCTGAAACAGAAATAACCATCACGGCAGGTGCCACACAAGCCATCTTTACGGCTATTCAAACCTTTGTACATCCTGATGACGAGGTCATTGTTTTTACTCCGGCTTATGATTCATATGTTCCGGCAATTGATCTGGCAGGAGGAAAACCTGTCTATTATCAAATGGTTGGACCTGATTTTAAAATAGATTGGGCAAAAGTGAAGAATCTCATTAACTCCCAAACACGAATGATGATTATCAACACGCCCCACAATCCCAGTGGAAAAGTTTTTACAAAAGAAGACCTAACCGAATTGGAAAGGATTTTGAAAAATACCAATATTATTTTAATCAGCGACGAGGTATATGAACACATTGTTTTTGACGGAAAAAGGCATGTCAGTGTTTGTGAATTGCCGTATTTAAAGGAACGCTCCCTGGTGATTTCTTCGTTCGGTAAGGTATATCATACCACCGGATGGAAAATCGGATATTGCTACGGTCCGGATTATTTGATGAAAGAATTCAGAAAAGTTCATCAATACAATGTTTTCAGTGTGAATACTCCAATTCAATATGCTTATGCGGCATATCTTCAATACAAAGAAAAATACTTGTCACTATCTTCTTTTTATCAGAGAAAAAGAGATTATTTTCTTGATTTGATCAAAGATTCTGCGTTTACTTTCAAACCGGCCGAAGGCACATATTTTCAACTGTTAAATTACCAACAATTATCGGAAGATAATGATGTGGCATTTGCAGAAAAACTTACCCGGCAATTTAAAATCGCATCTATCCCGGTGTCTGTGTTTTATCACAAAAAAGTCCAACAGCATTATCTTAGATTTTGTTTTGCCAAAAATGACGAAACATTAATGAAAGCGGCTGAAATTTTAAACAACATAAAACTGTGA
- a CDS encoding membrane protein, producing the protein MQKILNIVKVIFPFILGIFLIFYVYRSLTPKDIQEIKASILQANYFWILVSISLGALSHWIRALRWRITLQSVGVNFDKFTAFYSVMIGYLINLVLPRAGEVSRAVYYARYRQAPFDKTFGTILAERILDTIILLTLIVTIFFLEYEKIGGIILQSPLGTLFTSPLQTIILSLLLLVLVFTFFWFIKYSQSKIAEKLRSFLSGFLDGIAGILYIPQKGLFLFYTLLIWFLYYAMFHVAIWCLPGTSGVPIMGILTAFIVGGLSIAVTNGGIGAFPLGIREILFLYGVNVNIGYAFGWIIWTAQTLMIVILGVISLILIKKDKKYA; encoded by the coding sequence TTGCAAAAGATTTTAAATATCGTCAAGGTTATATTCCCTTTTATCCTTGGAATATTTTTGATTTTTTATGTTTACCGCTCACTCACTCCTAAGGACATTCAAGAAATAAAAGCATCGATTCTTCAAGCAAATTATTTTTGGATACTTGTTTCCATTTCATTGGGAGCTTTGAGCCACTGGATTCGTGCTTTGCGTTGGAGAATTACTCTTCAGTCGGTTGGAGTAAATTTTGATAAATTCACCGCTTTTTATTCAGTAATGATAGGATATTTGATAAATCTTGTTTTGCCAAGGGCCGGTGAAGTGTCTCGTGCCGTTTATTACGCAAGATACCGACAAGCGCCTTTTGATAAAACTTTTGGTACTATACTGGCTGAGCGAATATTGGACACAATCATATTATTAACTTTAATTGTAACTATCTTTTTTCTGGAATACGAAAAAATTGGAGGAATTATATTACAAAGTCCTTTAGGAACATTATTTACTTCTCCGTTACAAACTATAATTTTATCGCTTTTACTTCTGGTTCTGGTCTTTACCTTTTTTTGGTTTATTAAATACTCTCAGTCAAAGATCGCAGAAAAATTAAGGTCATTTTTATCGGGTTTTCTGGATGGCATTGCCGGCATTCTTTATATTCCACAAAAAGGTTTATTTTTGTTTTATACCTTATTAATTTGGTTTTTATATTATGCAATGTTTCATGTGGCAATTTGGTGTTTACCGGGAACTTCGGGCGTGCCTATAATGGGCATATTGACTGCATTTATCGTGGGGGGCCTAAGCATTGCCGTCACAAACGGTGGGATAGGGGCTTTCCCCCTCGGCATTCGTGAAATTTTGTTTTTATATGGTGTTAATGTAAACATCGGTTATGCCTTTGGATGGATTATTTGGACCGCTCAAACATTGATGATTGTAATTTTAGGTGTAATTTCGCTGATATTGATCAAAAAAGATAAAAAGTATGCTTAA
- the panD gene encoding aspartate 1-decarboxylase — protein sequence MMVHVVKSKIHRVKVTQADLNYIGSITIDEELMEAANIIEGEKVQVVNLNNGERLETYVIKGKKGSGEVCLNGPAARKVAVGDIVIIIAYALMDFEEAKRFKPTIIFPDETTNKLRD from the coding sequence ATGATGGTACATGTAGTCAAATCTAAAATTCACAGGGTTAAAGTCACTCAAGCCGATTTGAATTACATTGGCAGTATCACTATTGATGAAGAGTTGATGGAAGCAGCCAATATTATTGAAGGGGAGAAAGTGCAAGTGGTAAACCTGAACAATGGCGAACGTCTCGAAACCTATGTCATCAAAGGGAAAAAAGGTTCGGGTGAGGTTTGCCTCAACGGGCCTGCTGCCAGAAAAGTGGCGGTTGGAGATATAGTTATTATAATTGCTTACGCATTGATGGATTTTGAAGAAGCTAAACGTTTCAAGCCTACTATAATTTTCCCTGATGAAACTACAAACAAACTCCGTGATTAA
- the panC gene encoding pantothenate synthetase: MLIARSSKELLNILSSLNRDHSVGFVPTMGALHPGHLSLVNSSIENNDITVCDIFVNPTQFNNPDDYKNYPVTIDEDIQKLRDAGVDILFLPTIDDIYPEGLKKISIPLGVYNEVMEGQYRPGHFDGVVTVVKKLFDLVKPTRAYFGEKDYQQLCVIRKMVEFFKIPVEIIACPTVREKDGLAMSSRNLRLSPEGRKLATQIYKAMVEAKEMFLQGLPSNEVAAAILKKYSGPLEWEYFEIRDENTFLPVENKHQNATPRLFVAAYVEGIRLIDNMVLI, from the coding sequence ATGTTGATTGCCCGTTCTTCCAAAGAATTGCTCAATATTTTGTCGTCCTTAAACCGGGATCATTCGGTAGGGTTTGTTCCCACTATGGGCGCATTGCATCCCGGACACCTTTCGTTGGTCAATTCTTCAATCGAAAATAATGACATTACGGTTTGCGACATTTTTGTCAATCCTACTCAATTTAATAATCCTGATGACTACAAGAATTATCCGGTAACGATTGATGAAGATATCCAAAAATTGAGAGATGCAGGGGTAGATATCTTGTTTTTACCCACGATCGATGATATTTATCCTGAGGGCTTGAAAAAAATTTCCATACCATTGGGTGTATACAATGAAGTAATGGAAGGACAATACCGTCCCGGACATTTTGACGGTGTGGTTACCGTGGTGAAAAAATTGTTTGATTTGGTAAAACCTACCCGTGCTTATTTTGGTGAAAAAGATTATCAGCAATTGTGCGTGATTCGAAAAATGGTAGAATTTTTTAAAATTCCTGTAGAAATAATTGCATGCCCCACAGTAAGGGAAAAAGACGGGTTAGCAATGAGTTCGAGAAATCTCCGTTTGAGTCCGGAAGGACGTAAATTGGCAACTCAAATTTATAAAGCAATGGTAGAAGCAAAAGAAATGTTTTTACAAGGGTTGCCCTCAAATGAGGTCGCTGCCGCGATTTTGAAAAAATATTCAGGGCCGCTTGAATGGGAATATTTTGAAATCCGGGATGAAAATACTTTCCTGCCGGTTGAAAATAAACATCAAAACGCAACACCTCGATTATTTGTGGCTGCTTATGTTGAAGGTATCCGTTTGATAGATAATATGGTGTTGATTTAA
- a CDS encoding glycogen synthase, producing the protein MMKKKRVLFVSQEMTPFVRESEISTLSNELALGIMSNNEIRNFMPKYGLINERRHQLHEVIRLSGINLIVNNSDYPLIMKVASIQPSRMQVYFVENEEFFKRKAFYGDENTPFFTDNDERTIFYSKGIVETVKKLGWAPDIVVCSGWMCGLLPLYLKTIFKNEPLLSNAKIVTILYNMNLNDSFTPDFAKKIASDDISKSNLKILEQPTVKNLYKLAANHSEALAIGTPNPDKDLTEIVEQSGLPVWNFEEDAEKRVSSFLNFLEEVLEGSEILTE; encoded by the coding sequence ATGATGAAAAAAAAGCGCGTTCTTTTTGTTTCTCAGGAGATGACTCCGTTTGTTCGTGAGTCGGAAATTTCAACATTATCAAACGAATTAGCCCTGGGTATAATGTCAAACAATGAAATCCGGAACTTTATGCCCAAATATGGGTTAATCAACGAAAGGAGGCATCAATTGCACGAGGTAATAAGATTATCGGGGATCAACTTAATTGTCAACAACTCCGATTACCCCTTAATAATGAAAGTCGCTTCTATTCAACCTTCAAGAATGCAGGTTTATTTTGTAGAAAACGAAGAATTTTTCAAAAGAAAAGCATTCTACGGAGACGAAAACACTCCTTTTTTCACAGACAATGATGAAAGAACCATATTTTATTCAAAAGGCATTGTAGAAACAGTTAAGAAACTTGGCTGGGCTCCTGATATAGTAGTTTGTAGCGGATGGATGTGTGGTTTATTGCCTTTATATCTAAAAACTATTTTCAAAAATGAACCCTTATTATCAAATGCAAAAATCGTCACCATTCTTTACAACATGAACCTCAACGACTCATTTACTCCCGATTTTGCCAAAAAAATTGCGTCCGACGATATTTCAAAAAGTAATTTAAAAATCCTCGAACAACCTACTGTGAAAAACTTATATAAATTGGCGGCCAATCATTCCGAAGCACTTGCCATTGGCACCCCCAACCCCGACAAAGATTTGACAGAAATAGTCGAACAAAGCGGTTTACCTGTATGGAATTTTGAAGAAGATGCCGAAAAAAGAGTTTCATCATTCTTAAATTTTTTGGAAGAAGTATTGGAAGGTAGCGAAATTTTGACCGAATAA
- the glmS gene encoding glutamine--fructose-6-phosphate aminotransferase [isomerizing], translating into MCGIVAYVGKENAYPILIKGLKRLEYRGYDSAGIALMIENKIKIFKKKGKVSDLEEFTKSLNLHSNIGIGHTRWATHGEPNDVNAHPHYSGNNRLAIIHNGIIENYLTLKKELIKRGHQFVSDTDTEVLAHLIEEIQENEKCDLVEAVRIALNEVIGAYAIVIMSEENPNRLIAAKKSSPLVVGIGKDAYYLASDATPIIEYTKDVVYLEDEEIVVVEPGKDLKLLTIHKEYKTPYIQQLEMNLESIEKGGFDHFMLKEIFEQPQSIKDSFRGRLDSEKGHVFLGGISEYEQKLLNARRIIIVGCGTSWHAGLVGEYLIESLARIPVEVEYASEFRYRNPVIYEDDVVIAISQSGETADTLAAIELAKQKGAIILGICNVVGSSISRATHAGSYTHAGPEIGVASTKAFTAQVTVLTLLALRLASLKGTLPKNRLNSLLVELENIPQKVAKILENSEKIKNVAERFIHARNFLYLGRGFTFPVALEGALKLKEISYIHAEGYPAAEMKHGPIALIDEEMPVVVIAVKGRSYEKVVSNIQEVKARKGVIIAIVSEGDTTVKNMADYVIEIPETDEILSPLVSVIPLQLLSYYIAVMRGCNVDQPRNLAKSVTVE; encoded by the coding sequence ATGTGCGGAATAGTTGCATATGTGGGCAAAGAAAATGCCTATCCAATCCTTATAAAAGGATTAAAACGTTTGGAATACCGTGGATACGACAGTGCCGGAATCGCTTTAATGATAGAAAACAAAATAAAAATTTTTAAAAAGAAGGGGAAAGTGAGCGATCTGGAAGAATTCACCAAATCGCTCAACTTGCACTCCAATATAGGCATTGGACATACGCGCTGGGCTACCCATGGAGAACCCAATGATGTGAATGCCCATCCCCATTATTCGGGTAATAATCGGTTGGCTATCATTCATAATGGAATTATAGAAAATTATCTAACCTTAAAAAAAGAGTTGATAAAACGTGGACATCAATTCGTGAGCGACACCGATACCGAAGTATTGGCACATTTGATTGAAGAAATTCAAGAAAATGAAAAATGCGACCTGGTAGAAGCGGTCAGAATTGCTCTGAATGAAGTGATTGGAGCATATGCCATTGTGATCATGTCTGAAGAAAACCCTAATCGCCTGATTGCCGCAAAAAAAAGTAGTCCTCTGGTAGTGGGTATCGGTAAAGATGCTTATTATCTTGCATCCGATGCCACACCCATCATAGAATATACAAAAGATGTAGTTTATCTTGAAGATGAAGAGATAGTTGTCGTCGAACCCGGCAAGGATTTGAAACTCTTAACTATACACAAAGAATATAAAACACCCTATATACAACAATTGGAAATGAATCTCGAATCTATCGAAAAGGGGGGATTTGACCATTTTATGTTGAAAGAAATATTCGAACAACCACAATCGATCAAAGACAGTTTTAGAGGGAGATTGGACTCTGAAAAAGGTCATGTTTTTTTGGGGGGTATCAGCGAGTATGAACAAAAACTATTAAATGCCCGAAGAATTATCATAGTTGGCTGTGGCACAAGCTGGCATGCCGGTTTGGTAGGTGAATATCTGATTGAATCTTTGGCAAGGATTCCTGTTGAAGTTGAATACGCCTCCGAATTCCGGTATAGAAATCCGGTCATCTATGAAGATGATGTAGTGATTGCCATCTCTCAATCGGGCGAAACTGCAGACACATTGGCTGCCATTGAACTGGCCAAGCAAAAGGGTGCTATTATTTTGGGAATTTGCAATGTTGTCGGCTCATCTATTTCACGTGCCACGCATGCAGGCTCTTATACTCACGCCGGTCCTGAAATAGGCGTTGCATCAACCAAAGCATTTACCGCTCAGGTTACAGTACTCACTTTATTGGCATTACGTTTGGCCTCACTTAAAGGAACTTTACCCAAAAACCGGTTAAACTCGTTGTTGGTTGAATTGGAAAACATCCCTCAAAAGGTTGCAAAAATTTTGGAAAATAGTGAAAAAATTAAAAATGTAGCTGAAAGATTTATTCACGCAAGAAACTTTCTTTATTTGGGCCGTGGATTTACATTCCCTGTGGCATTGGAAGGTGCCTTGAAATTAAAGGAAATTTCTTATATACATGCTGAGGGCTATCCCGCTGCAGAGATGAAACACGGACCAATCGCTTTGATCGATGAAGAGATGCCGGTTGTAGTAATAGCCGTAAAAGGACGTTCATACGAGAAAGTAGTAAGCAACATCCAAGAAGTTAAAGCAAGAAAAGGGGTTATCATAGCCATTGTATCCGAAGGGGACACTACAGTGAAAAACATGGCCGATTATGTGATTGAAATTCCTGAGACAGACGAGATACTTTCTCCATTGGTTTCAGTGATTCCTTTGCAATTACTGAGTTATTACATTGCCGTGATGAGAGGTTGTAATGTGGACCAACCCAGAAATTTGGCCAAATCTGTAACCGTGGAGTAA
- the sodA gene encoding superoxide dismutase [Mn], producing the protein MAFELPKLPYDYNALEPYIDAKTMEIHHTKHHAGYVNNLNNAIQGTPLENETIESILSKVSQLTAAVRNNGGGHYNHSLFWTILTPVSSKEPKDEALINAINDAFGSFEEFKKQFSQAAVSQFGSGWAWLIVTPDKKLAVCSTPNQDNPLMDVASVKGTPILGLDVWEHAYYLHYQNRRADYVANFWNIVNWDEVARRYHQAIK; encoded by the coding sequence ATGGCTTTTGAATTACCAAAATTACCTTATGATTACAATGCATTAGAACCTTACATTGATGCTAAAACCATGGAGATTCATCATACCAAGCATCATGCAGGGTATGTAAACAATCTGAACAATGCCATTCAAGGTACACCATTAGAAAATGAAACCATTGAGAGCATTTTGTCCAAAGTATCACAGTTGACGGCTGCTGTCAGAAATAATGGAGGAGGGCACTACAACCATTCATTGTTTTGGACAATTTTAACTCCTGTCAGCAGCAAGGAACCTAAAGACGAAGCCTTGATAAATGCAATCAACGATGCTTTTGGATCGTTTGAAGAATTTAAAAAGCAATTTTCACAGGCAGCTGTATCCCAATTTGGTTCCGGTTGGGCTTGGTTAATTGTCACCCCTGATAAAAAATTGGCAGTATGTAGCACCCCAAATCAGGATAACCCACTGATGGACGTGGCGTCTGTAAAAGGAACCCCTATTCTTGGTCTCGACGTATGGGAGCATGCGTATTACTTGCATTATCAAAACCGCAGAGCAGATTATGTTGCTAACTTCTGGAATATTGTCAATTGGGATGAGGTTGCCAGAAGGTATCATCAAGCAATCAAGTAA
- a CDS encoding peptidase S41, translated as MHKNIYQSIIPLIIGLSVVLGFYLGKHFDRNEFIQNNVQNSPVSHLKNLPYIIQLIENYYVDTVNVADFLETGINDMLAELDPHSTYIPARDFNRVNESLEGSFQGIGVEFRMFKDTLLITRVIPGGPSEKAGLRSLDRIVKVEEMDIAGKNISSDSIVKILRGPANSVVNISVYRKSENKVFPVTIRRGVIPIKSINVYEMIDSKTGYIKIDRFSRNTYFEFLDAMSHLEQNGMQRLILDLRDNGGGYLNAATAIANEFLPKGKLIVFTKGKARKRENYFSDKDGKYLKIPITVLINENSASASEIVSGCLQDHDRAIIIGRRSFGKGLVQEQFNLPDGSALRLTVARYFTPSGRFIQKPYSGKIEEYITETYQRYYSGELFHEDSVKTFDTTKYYSDCGRLLVGGGGIYPDIFVPADTSIFPSHLSRFVNFTLMQNFAIEYIESNYIRGVNDPDKIIAKFEEDPLKWKKWIDYNKNNGLEINYQTVLTLKDFYNQRILNFMLRILKNETDVFKYMMNSDNEVKKALEILNKTKSGNPCEFPLLQN; from the coding sequence ATGCATAAGAATATCTATCAGTCAATAATTCCTTTAATTATTGGACTCTCGGTGGTGTTGGGGTTTTATTTGGGAAAACACTTTGACCGTAACGAGTTTATTCAAAACAATGTGCAAAACTCGCCTGTTTCGCACTTGAAAAATCTCCCTTATATCATTCAGTTGATCGAGAATTATTATGTAGACACTGTGAATGTAGCCGATTTTCTTGAAACCGGCATAAATGACATGCTCGCCGAATTGGATCCGCACAGTACATACATACCTGCACGGGATTTTAATCGTGTCAATGAAAGTTTAGAAGGAAGTTTTCAGGGAATAGGTGTTGAGTTTAGAATGTTTAAAGATACTTTATTGATAACACGTGTGATACCCGGTGGACCTTCAGAAAAGGCCGGATTAAGATCCCTTGACAGGATTGTAAAGGTAGAAGAAATGGATATTGCCGGTAAGAATATTTCCAGCGATTCGATTGTGAAAATACTTAGAGGACCGGCTAATTCTGTAGTTAATATTTCAGTATATCGAAAATCCGAAAACAAAGTATTCCCTGTAACGATACGTAGGGGAGTAATCCCGATAAAAAGCATCAATGTTTATGAAATGATTGATTCTAAAACCGGGTATATAAAAATAGATCGTTTTTCCAGGAATACTTATTTTGAGTTTCTCGATGCAATGAGTCATTTGGAACAAAATGGTATGCAAAGGCTCATCCTTGATTTGCGAGATAACGGTGGGGGATATTTAAATGCTGCCACAGCCATAGCCAATGAGTTCCTTCCAAAAGGCAAATTGATAGTTTTTACTAAAGGAAAAGCAAGAAAAAGAGAAAATTATTTTTCTGACAAAGACGGAAAATATCTAAAAATACCAATAACTGTTTTGATAAATGAAAATTCGGCATCTGCCAGTGAAATTGTTTCCGGTTGTTTGCAAGATCATGACAGAGCCATTATCATTGGCAGACGTTCGTTTGGTAAAGGACTGGTGCAAGAACAATTTAATTTGCCGGATGGAAGTGCATTGCGTTTGACAGTTGCAAGATATTTCACCCCTTCAGGTCGTTTCATTCAAAAACCATACTCAGGAAAAATTGAAGAATACATCACAGAGACCTATCAACGTTATTACTCAGGCGAATTATTTCATGAAGACAGTGTAAAAACATTTGACACCACCAAATATTATTCAGATTGCGGCAGGTTGTTAGTGGGAGGTGGAGGAATTTATCCTGATATATTTGTGCCTGCCGATACTTCAATATTTCCTTCACATTTAAGCCGGTTTGTAAATTTTACACTCATGCAGAATTTTGCCATTGAGTATATTGAAAGCAACTATATCAGAGGAGTTAATGATCCTGATAAAATTATAGCAAAATTTGAAGAGGACCCTTTGAAATGGAAAAAATGGATTGATTATAACAAAAACAATGGGTTGGAAATAAATTATCAAACGGTCTTGACTTTAAAGGATTTTTACAATCAGAGAATTTTGAATTTTATGTTGAGAATTTTAAAAAATGAAACTGATGTTTTCAAATATATGATGAATAGCGACAATGAAGTAAAAAAAGCGTTAGAGATTTTGAATAAAACAAAAAGCGGAAACCCATGTGAGTTTCCGCTTTTACAAAATTAG